A window from Lentisphaera araneosa HTCC2155 encodes these proteins:
- a CDS encoding IS110 family transposase produces MKMYTTKTKFHCGIDLHKSMSYICVMDKEGKIYVHTEIKNNDFQYMKKILSPYWDDLTIACETTYNWYKLSDFCETEPVQFALGHALYMGAIHGGKAKNDKIDSKKITDLLRTNLLPKAYACPRRFRSHRDLLRRRIKLVSIRSGISIYLNLFEDQNNLKHSSAELRRNAKSSLQFMDLQTFLPEDHPMARNYQLNADLLKMFTDQLKQIDKDLVKFTLDSQFKEDFEIVKSMKGIGDILGMTLVYETHDIQRFKTPGDYASYCRVVKCKKESAGKSYGYSGTKMGNPNLKWAFGEIAMLAKSDPVMKFFADELDQRHGKRKGRSIFIHKICRAIYFMLLRKKPFDPIDFFGREKYERLTKKVH; encoded by the coding sequence ATGAAAATGTATACTACAAAAACAAAATTTCACTGCGGAATTGATCTTCACAAATCGATGTCTTATATCTGCGTGATGGACAAAGAAGGAAAAATATACGTGCACACAGAGATCAAAAATAATGACTTTCAGTACATGAAGAAAATCCTCTCTCCTTATTGGGATGACCTTACTATTGCCTGCGAAACTACTTACAACTGGTACAAATTATCTGATTTTTGTGAAACAGAGCCCGTTCAATTTGCCCTAGGCCATGCCCTTTATATGGGAGCAATTCATGGAGGTAAAGCAAAGAACGATAAAATAGACAGTAAAAAAATAACAGATTTGTTACGAACTAATCTCCTGCCCAAAGCGTATGCTTGTCCACGTCGGTTTCGTTCTCACCGAGATCTACTACGCCGTCGAATCAAGCTCGTGAGTATTCGCTCAGGTATATCAATTTATCTTAATCTCTTCGAAGACCAAAATAATTTAAAACATAGTTCTGCTGAGCTTCGACGAAATGCAAAGTCATCACTTCAGTTCATGGATCTTCAGACATTCCTACCAGAAGATCATCCTATGGCTCGAAACTATCAACTCAACGCCGATTTACTAAAGATGTTTACTGATCAGTTAAAACAAATAGATAAGGACCTTGTGAAATTCACCCTTGACTCTCAGTTCAAAGAAGATTTTGAAATAGTGAAATCAATGAAAGGTATCGGAGATATTTTAGGTATGACTCTGGTTTATGAAACTCATGATATTCAAAGATTTAAAACTCCAGGTGATTATGCAAGTTACTGTCGCGTTGTTAAATGCAAAAAAGAAAGTGCGGGAAAAAGTTATGGTTATAGTGGGACAAAAATGGGCAACCCTAACTTAAAGTGGGCCTTTGGTGAAATCGCAATGTTAGCAAAATCAGATCCAGTAATGAAATTCTTTGCCGATGAACTCGATCAACGTCACGGTAAACGCAAAGGACGATCCATCTTTATACATAAAATATGCCGAGCTATTTATTTTATGCTTTTACGAAAGAAACCTTTTGATCCTATCGATTTTTTCGGCAGAGAAAAATATGAGCGACTCACAAAAAAAGTTCATTAA
- a CDS encoding type II secretion system protein: MKNDKNFGESLNTRSFGKRFTLIELLVVVAIIGILASLLLPTLKKARERGKAAVCLSNLKQIGVGTFMYTLDNDNMFSLRRNEVWDTYEEYQGISTKMWECPSDKGNWSHNGGYREPDGRTTFEIRGSSYHWNEHATWGKDQFLTQVQVPKHYVLTGARSLMGKWGTNSEPNNSPNNFMWHFEESLKFPLLFADGHAEFIYYARIFETEPKTFNYNKYSSGQVPFYCNETYQNPKN; this comes from the coding sequence ATGAAAAATGACAAAAACTTTGGGGAGTCATTAAATACGAGGTCTTTTGGGAAGAGATTCACTTTAATAGAACTTTTGGTTGTCGTGGCCATTATTGGCATTTTAGCCAGTTTGCTTTTACCTACTTTAAAAAAAGCTAGAGAAAGAGGCAAAGCTGCCGTTTGCTTAAGTAATTTAAAGCAAATTGGAGTTGGTACATTTATGTATACATTAGATAACGATAATATGTTTTCTTTAAGGCGTAATGAGGTATGGGATACTTACGAAGAGTACCAAGGCATATCGACCAAAATGTGGGAATGCCCATCTGATAAAGGTAACTGGAGTCATAATGGTGGTTATAGAGAGCCTGATGGTCGAACAACTTTTGAAATACGAGGAAGTAGTTATCACTGGAATGAACACGCCACCTGGGGCAAAGACCAATTTTTAACCCAAGTGCAAGTACCAAAACATTATGTTCTAACTGGTGCTAGATCTCTCATGGGAAAATGGGGCACTAATAGTGAACCAAATAACTCTCCAAATAACTTCATGTGGCATTTTGAAGAGTCGTTAAAATTCCCTCTATTATTTGCCGATGGTCATGCTGAATTCATTTACTACGCGAGAATATTTGAGACTGAACCCAAAACCTTTAATTATAATAAGTATTCATCAGGACAAGTTCCGTTTTATTGTAACGAGACCTACCAAAACCCTAAAAACTAA
- a CDS encoding IS110 family transposase yields the protein MSKITIAVPEITIGIDLGNKKHDLCVLNSMGEVVEQIQIDNHIEALHEYFEQYKNRSSIRIALEVGACSMWVSSILKEMGFKVIVANARKLRMIWGDTNKCDEKDAEKIARVARMDPKLLHGIEHRSLSAQKMLSVIRVREHFIGARTRCINCVRGILKSFGVTDLPSCASNRFGERMLAHIPDDLISTLGELLEESKDLTNRIEGLDDRIYMLSEESCPEAIKLQELPGVGPVTALTYVLTIDDPKRFQKSRDIGAFLGLTPKRDQSGEIDKQLSITKQGDRYLRALLVGSAQFILSDRSPASDLKNYGRRIASSGGRIAKKKAVVAIARKLAILMHHLWVSGGDYIPLHKQALRKAS from the coding sequence ATGTCTAAAATTACTATCGCTGTTCCTGAAATCACAATCGGAATTGATCTTGGGAACAAAAAACACGACCTTTGTGTTCTTAATTCAATGGGAGAAGTTGTCGAACAAATACAAATTGATAATCATATCGAAGCTTTACATGAGTATTTTGAACAATATAAGAATCGTTCAAGTATTCGAATAGCTTTGGAAGTAGGCGCTTGTTCAATGTGGGTTTCTTCGATTCTCAAGGAAATGGGCTTTAAGGTTATTGTCGCCAATGCACGAAAACTGCGGATGATTTGGGGGGACACAAATAAATGTGATGAAAAAGATGCAGAGAAAATAGCTCGTGTAGCTCGAATGGATCCTAAACTTTTACATGGCATTGAGCACCGAAGCCTATCTGCTCAAAAAATGTTATCAGTAATTCGTGTACGTGAGCATTTTATTGGGGCTCGCACGAGGTGTATAAATTGTGTACGTGGCATACTAAAGAGCTTTGGTGTAACAGATTTACCCAGTTGTGCATCAAATCGTTTTGGTGAACGAATGCTTGCACATATTCCTGATGACTTGATATCGACTTTAGGAGAACTCTTGGAAGAATCTAAAGATTTAACAAACCGTATTGAGGGATTGGATGATCGGATTTATATGCTTAGTGAAGAGTCATGCCCTGAAGCTATAAAACTTCAGGAACTACCAGGTGTCGGTCCAGTTACGGCCTTAACTTATGTATTAACTATTGATGACCCTAAACGCTTTCAAAAGAGTAGAGATATTGGAGCTTTTCTTGGGTTAACTCCCAAAAGAGATCAATCGGGAGAGATCGACAAACAATTAAGTATCACAAAGCAAGGAGATCGTTATTTAAGGGCTTTATTAGTTGGTTCTGCTCAGTTTATTTTAAGTGACCGTTCACCTGCTTCTGATCTTAAAAATTATGGTCGTAGGATTGCTAGTAGTGGAGGACGAATTGCCAAGAAAAAGGCTGTTGTTGCCATCGCGAGGAAACTTGCGATATTAATGCATCACTTATGGGTCAGTGGGGGAGATTATATTCCATTACACAAACAAGCTTTAAGAAAAGCTTCTTAA
- a CDS encoding homocysteine S-methyltransferase family protein codes for MKFLDALKEQILVLDGAMGSMVQLLKLPDSAYGGEEYAMLSDLLVFSRPDQVRDNIHLEYLKAGANILETNTFGASPLRLQEFDFSKMDLSDFADLPEGLDFLENDYYALTHYFNIRGIELAQDAIEKYKKMDEYDGRPLFVAGSIGPSNWVISSTAANLNKTDFATIKQNFYLQVKAMMQANVDVLLFETQQDMLELKASIAGAHQAAEELGFKVPIMAQVTVDQFNKMQIFNTDMEAAYAAVGGIGIDVFGINCTLGPELMQKVIPALAQMSELPISVVPNAGQPISVNGETVYPLAPEKMGEYMRDYEAENGINIVGGCCGTTPAHIAEITKHLGGKKPKVREVKRRNLISGPQNAFELDASEGLIQIGERLNVRGSKKVRDAVEVEDNIDNDALEEVVNEQNRDLGIDILDVCMDSNIVNTEKVLPKVIYDMTMDFGGAFCIDSFAVDALEVAIDVYPGRPIINSIALEEHSPGVSKIDAIVPLTKHHNPVYIALVTDGDGPALTADKKLELAEKIVAESAKHGVTPDQLMIDINAFPIGAESIEGMNFALESLNSLKPIKAIHPEIMTSIGVGNLTNGLAKKPYMRVVLTSVFLDEGYKRGLDAAIVNPNHFIPVESIEPYDYELGKKVIFDRDMDAFEELETIAESRRGIVKEKKCSYDDMPVEEAICEKIKDGYKEKSEGSFEKNEFTYEYKDAIALSMKDIVDVHQPLDFINDYLMEAMRELGDGFGRGEVSLPHLLKSADVMKHCMNFLEAYMKNMSGESLDGKRTFKGTVIIGTVYQDVHSIGKDLAKTLLENYGYRVIDLGVQVPLEKFIDTAIAENADAIGMSALLVQTSNHMITVQQMCQEKGVDFPLLIGGAPVNSRHAAYVSMYGQDDFAAMNGKVFYCQSGMDGVNIMNTLMDSGKRDGLIADNTKKLEQFYRLAIKQAEAREKHESGLDDRKIDLSDWKAPEGKAIRLADYNVSITDLKQHFDLRTLYGLNWDFGGKKAWAKKGVTEDDLNRMRDEWVQKSDENNWIDPISRFALLPAQSLDENTVAVYNPDDLNEELAQFTFNHVAGRKDRWSVPQYIHSKKSGEFDLIGIQISSGGAKTEEVINEMREAGELEDCFLLQGLSDRVAEDMADQAHCSARKLAGVDLSQGCRYSPGYPAMEDMANNKIIFDLLKADEMGISMTDADEFAPTSTTAAFVVFNPDATYQ; via the coding sequence ATGAAATTTTTAGACGCACTTAAAGAGCAAATTCTCGTTCTCGACGGAGCCATGGGCTCCATGGTTCAATTGCTCAAGCTCCCCGACTCTGCTTATGGTGGCGAAGAATACGCCATGCTCTCTGACTTACTCGTTTTTTCTCGCCCTGATCAAGTCCGCGATAATATTCACTTGGAGTACCTCAAAGCCGGCGCCAATATTCTTGAAACAAATACTTTTGGTGCCAGTCCTTTACGTTTACAAGAATTCGATTTTTCAAAAATGGATCTCAGCGACTTTGCCGACCTTCCCGAAGGTCTCGATTTCCTAGAAAATGATTACTATGCTCTGACTCACTACTTCAATATTCGCGGTATAGAACTCGCCCAAGACGCCATTGAAAAATACAAAAAGATGGATGAATACGATGGTCGTCCACTTTTTGTTGCCGGTTCTATTGGCCCCTCAAACTGGGTAATTTCTTCCACAGCTGCCAACCTCAACAAAACTGACTTTGCGACGATCAAGCAAAACTTTTACCTCCAGGTAAAAGCGATGATGCAGGCCAATGTGGATGTGCTTCTTTTCGAAACTCAGCAGGATATGTTGGAGCTCAAAGCTTCAATTGCTGGTGCTCACCAAGCTGCCGAAGAACTCGGTTTCAAAGTACCGATCATGGCACAAGTGACGGTGGATCAATTCAACAAGATGCAGATCTTTAATACTGACATGGAAGCCGCCTATGCTGCGGTTGGTGGTATTGGCATCGACGTCTTTGGTATCAACTGCACGCTCGGTCCTGAACTGATGCAGAAAGTGATCCCAGCTCTCGCACAAATGAGTGAACTTCCGATTTCTGTGGTTCCAAACGCCGGTCAGCCGATTTCGGTTAATGGTGAAACCGTTTACCCACTCGCTCCAGAAAAAATGGGCGAATACATGCGCGACTACGAAGCGGAAAATGGCATCAATATTGTCGGTGGTTGCTGTGGTACGACTCCGGCTCACATTGCGGAGATCACAAAACATTTAGGCGGCAAGAAACCTAAAGTGCGCGAAGTTAAACGTCGCAATCTCATTTCTGGCCCTCAAAACGCCTTTGAACTCGATGCCTCCGAAGGTCTCATTCAAATTGGCGAACGCCTCAACGTACGTGGCTCTAAGAAAGTACGTGACGCGGTAGAAGTTGAAGACAACATCGATAATGATGCACTAGAAGAAGTTGTTAACGAACAAAACCGTGACTTGGGTATCGATATCCTCGACGTCTGCATGGACTCCAATATCGTCAACACCGAAAAAGTTCTTCCAAAAGTGATTTATGATATGACCATGGACTTTGGTGGCGCTTTCTGTATTGACTCATTTGCCGTCGACGCACTTGAAGTCGCTATTGACGTCTACCCCGGTCGTCCAATCATCAACTCCATTGCTCTCGAAGAGCACAGCCCTGGCGTCAGTAAAATTGATGCGATTGTTCCCCTTACCAAGCACCATAATCCGGTATATATTGCCCTGGTAACGGATGGTGACGGGCCCGCTTTAACGGCTGATAAAAAACTTGAACTCGCCGAAAAAATTGTTGCGGAAAGCGCAAAACACGGAGTCACTCCCGATCAGCTCATGATTGATATCAATGCTTTCCCCATTGGTGCGGAATCTATTGAGGGTATGAACTTTGCTCTTGAGTCACTGAACTCACTCAAACCGATCAAAGCTATTCACCCGGAAATCATGACTTCGATTGGTGTGGGTAACCTCACTAATGGTCTTGCTAAAAAGCCTTACATGCGTGTGGTTCTGACTTCCGTTTTCCTCGATGAAGGTTACAAGCGTGGCCTCGATGCCGCAATTGTAAATCCCAATCACTTCATTCCGGTTGAATCGATTGAGCCCTACGATTACGAACTCGGTAAAAAAGTCATTTTTGATCGCGATATGGATGCTTTCGAAGAGTTGGAAACCATTGCTGAGTCACGCCGTGGTATCGTCAAAGAAAAGAAATGTTCCTATGATGACATGCCAGTTGAAGAAGCTATTTGTGAAAAAATCAAAGATGGCTACAAAGAGAAATCGGAAGGCTCATTTGAAAAGAATGAGTTCACTTACGAGTACAAAGATGCGATTGCGCTCTCGATGAAGGATATTGTCGACGTTCACCAACCTCTCGACTTTATTAACGATTACCTCATGGAAGCCATGCGCGAACTTGGTGATGGTTTTGGTCGCGGCGAAGTTTCTCTTCCCCACCTTTTGAAATCAGCAGATGTGATGAAGCACTGCATGAACTTCCTCGAAGCCTACATGAAAAATATGAGTGGTGAGAGCCTCGATGGTAAAAGAACTTTCAAAGGCACTGTTATCATTGGTACAGTTTACCAAGATGTTCACTCCATTGGTAAAGACTTGGCTAAGACTCTGCTAGAGAACTATGGATACCGAGTTATTGATCTCGGAGTTCAAGTTCCTCTCGAAAAATTTATTGACACCGCTATTGCGGAAAACGCCGATGCCATTGGCATGTCAGCCCTACTCGTACAGACTTCTAATCACATGATTACTGTTCAGCAAATGTGCCAAGAAAAAGGCGTTGACTTCCCACTTCTTATTGGTGGCGCGCCAGTGAATAGTCGCCATGCCGCTTACGTTTCTATGTATGGCCAAGATGACTTTGCTGCCATGAACGGAAAAGTCTTTTACTGTCAATCGGGTATGGATGGCGTGAACATCATGAACACCCTCATGGACTCAGGTAAACGCGATGGTCTTATTGCCGATAATACGAAAAAACTCGAGCAATTCTACCGTCTCGCCATTAAGCAGGCCGAAGCACGTGAAAAGCATGAGTCTGGACTTGATGATCGCAAAATCGACCTGAGTGACTGGAAGGCTCCAGAAGGCAAAGCAATTCGCCTTGCTGATTACAATGTCTCCATTACTGACCTCAAGCAACACTTTGATCTTCGCACCCTCTATGGCCTCAACTGGGATTTTGGCGGTAAGAAAGCTTGGGCAAAGAAAGGTGTGACTGAAGATGACCTCAATCGCATGCGCGATGAATGGGTTCAGAAGTCCGATGAAAATAACTGGATTGACCCCATCTCCCGTTTTGCTCTTCTCCCTGCACAGAGTCTCGATGAAAATACTGTAGCGGTTTACAATCCCGATGATTTGAATGAAGAGCTCGCTCAATTCACTTTTAATCACGTTGCTGGCCGTAAAGATCGTTGGTCGGTTCCGCAGTATATTCACTCCAAAAAAAGTGGTGAATTTGACCTCATTGGAATTCAAATTTCGTCTGGCGGTGCCAAAACTGAAGAAGTCATCAATGAAATGCGTGAAGCGGGTGAACTCGAAGATTGCTTCCTGCTCCAAGGTCTCTCCGATCGCGTTGCTGAAGATATGGCGGATCAAGCCCATTGTTCTGCTCGCAAATTAGCGGGTGTTGACCTCAGTCAGGGTTGTCGTTATTCACCGGGTTATCCAGCCATGGAAGATATGGCTAATAATAAAATTATTTTTGACCTACTTAAAGCTGACGAAATGGGCATTAGTATGACTGATGCCGATGAGTTTGCCCCGACTTCTACAACAGCTGCTTTTGTTGTCTTTAACCCCGACGCAACTTATCAGTAA
- a CDS encoding DUF2490 domain-containing protein — protein MKKFLLLILLVPHYLFAEDLGYWNWTTFSTKVKDVKLSLFLDNRFRDNVDDHYFRFASLQIAYPLHENLNVGFNYSRYDSRPIDGDWKYSRRYEFELNPHYTFENDWKVSLRNRLELRRIEDKGSDNTRSRHRVRVDIPIATSWKTFKGFYAGNEFFINYDDSTRWEESRLQPFGLSFQLSSNISCLFFYIDQLKRPSGKDSWDSNPALGTTLTINF, from the coding sequence ATGAAAAAATTTCTTTTACTCATTCTCTTGGTGCCCCATTATTTATTTGCTGAAGATCTGGGCTATTGGAACTGGACGACATTTTCAACAAAAGTTAAAGATGTTAAGCTAAGTTTGTTTCTGGATAATCGCTTTCGCGATAATGTTGATGATCATTACTTTCGCTTTGCTTCACTACAAATCGCTTACCCACTTCACGAAAATCTTAATGTCGGTTTTAACTACAGTCGTTATGACTCAAGGCCTATTGATGGTGATTGGAAATATAGCCGACGTTACGAGTTTGAACTCAACCCGCATTACACTTTTGAGAATGATTGGAAAGTGAGTTTAAGAAACCGCCTCGAACTCCGTAGAATTGAAGACAAAGGCAGTGATAACACACGCTCGCGTCACCGTGTCCGAGTCGATATCCCCATTGCCACAAGTTGGAAAACTTTTAAGGGCTTTTATGCTGGTAACGAATTTTTTATTAACTATGACGATTCCACGCGCTGGGAAGAAAGCCGCTTGCAACCCTTTGGCCTTAGTTTTCAACTGAGTTCAAACATATCTTGTTTATTCTTCTATATAGATCAACTAAAGCGGCCAAGTGGAAAAGATTCATGGGACTCCAATCCCGCTTTAGGCACAACTTTGACGATCAACTTTTAG
- a CDS encoding tetratricopeptide repeat protein produces the protein MYEFQEKVKQSKQQVSSTKGFLIALILFVILAASANPLSSWLAESGFNEQKADRVYLAAAIKRNLLSYEVAEDLYARIIEAFPQEKEAALYYLAFCLERKGEKQNAIKAYSDYLNLFPSGEFSHKAQVKLKDLIKLK, from the coding sequence ATGTACGAATTTCAAGAAAAAGTAAAGCAGTCCAAACAGCAGGTGAGCTCGACCAAAGGCTTCCTAATTGCTTTGATACTTTTTGTGATTCTTGCGGCCAGCGCAAACCCATTGAGTTCCTGGTTAGCTGAGAGTGGCTTTAATGAACAAAAAGCCGATCGTGTTTACTTGGCTGCCGCTATTAAGCGTAACTTATTGAGCTACGAAGTCGCAGAAGACCTCTACGCGAGAATTATTGAAGCTTTTCCCCAAGAAAAAGAAGCGGCCCTTTATTACTTGGCTTTTTGCCTTGAGCGCAAAGGTGAAAAACAGAATGCGATCAAGGCTTATTCAGATTATTTAAACTTATTTCCTTCAGGCGAATTCTCACATAAAGCCCAAGTTAAACTCAAGGATTTAATAAAACTTAAATAA
- a CDS encoding B-box zinc finger protein — MSVADKVCLNHTDREAAFLCLSCRKPVCDECTIALDGSHFCSTKCAEGHARTNANMEVYRGQQKGGFISLIIKLAIIGVILYFGWQYKEQIMNMVNKA, encoded by the coding sequence ATGTCAGTCGCAGATAAAGTTTGTTTAAACCACACCGATCGAGAAGCCGCTTTTCTTTGTTTAAGTTGTCGTAAGCCCGTCTGTGATGAGTGTACCATAGCTCTAGACGGTAGTCATTTTTGCTCGACAAAATGTGCAGAAGGCCACGCAAGAACCAATGCTAATATGGAAGTTTATCGTGGTCAACAAAAAGGTGGTTTTATTAGCCTCATTATCAAGTTAGCTATAATAGGTGTGATCCTATATTTTGGCTGGCAATACAAAGAGCAAATCATGAACATGGTAAACAAAGCTTAG
- a CDS encoding nitrous oxide-stimulated promoter family protein: MKKHITFEKQVIATMISIYCRKQHCKSKNLCKDCYQLYRYSTKRLNRCPFGESKPACQYCKVHCYEKAMRQRVRDVMAFAGPRMLYQHPIMSLKHLCQSKFTKAWSLKEYRQNDG; this comes from the coding sequence ATGAAAAAGCACATCACTTTTGAAAAGCAGGTTATTGCGACCATGATCAGTATTTATTGTCGCAAGCAACACTGTAAATCAAAGAACCTTTGCAAAGACTGCTATCAACTCTATCGTTACAGTACTAAGCGCCTAAATAGATGTCCCTTTGGTGAAAGTAAGCCCGCCTGTCAATACTGTAAGGTTCATTGTTATGAAAAGGCCATGCGCCAAAGAGTGCGCGACGTCATGGCCTTTGCGGGGCCGCGCATGCTTTATCAACACCCCATCATGAGCCTCAAACACCTCTGTCAGAGCAAGTTTACAAAAGCCTGGAGTTTAAAAGAATATCGTCAAAATGACGGTTGA
- a CDS encoding glycosyltransferase family 9 protein, with product MKILLIKQTSLGDVIHSSLAVEATRAQYPDAEIHFMVDKSCKLAVEYNPHIDKLIVFDKVLISQKMKKSFLNIFSVMVQFMSSLREVRKEKYDLAIDLQGIERSIFFLYFCRAKEKFVKGKKPFLKGFKNADKNDHAIAELKGTLKLAGIDGEKYFPKIYLNEGGEEVLKKKLPEKLTKALEDQDQQVILMSPFTSWETKDYPVENYLRSAQMIAKDFPQAQFIFVGTPDKKDLIDQQIIDFKLDPDFATNIWNLAGCTNIQELQELIRLADLTIASEGAVGHIASALDRPVCVIFGPTQPTRVGPWGNHSRVIRSQEAKCLACYQRHCDEWICMNKLEDQISHAAKELLK from the coding sequence ATGAAAATCCTTTTAATCAAACAAACTTCTCTGGGAGACGTGATTCATTCCAGCCTCGCAGTGGAAGCTACTCGAGCTCAATACCCAGATGCAGAAATTCACTTCATGGTGGATAAATCCTGTAAGCTCGCCGTTGAGTATAATCCACACATTGATAAGCTGATTGTTTTTGATAAGGTTCTCATTTCTCAGAAAATGAAAAAATCATTTCTCAATATTTTTTCAGTCATGGTGCAATTCATGTCTTCGCTTCGCGAAGTACGCAAGGAAAAATATGACTTAGCCATCGACCTCCAGGGGATAGAACGCAGTATCTTTTTTCTCTATTTTTGTCGCGCCAAAGAAAAATTTGTCAAGGGAAAGAAACCTTTTCTGAAAGGCTTCAAAAACGCCGATAAAAATGATCATGCCATTGCGGAGCTGAAAGGTACACTCAAGCTAGCGGGGATTGATGGGGAAAAGTACTTTCCAAAAATTTATCTCAATGAGGGTGGGGAAGAAGTTTTAAAAAAGAAGCTTCCGGAAAAATTGACAAAGGCCCTAGAAGACCAAGATCAGCAAGTCATACTCATGAGCCCCTTTACTTCATGGGAAACAAAAGATTACCCTGTAGAGAATTATTTGCGATCAGCGCAAATGATCGCTAAAGACTTTCCTCAAGCACAGTTTATTTTTGTCGGTACACCCGACAAGAAAGACCTGATTGATCAGCAAATTATTGATTTTAAATTGGACCCAGACTTTGCCACGAATATTTGGAACTTAGCCGGCTGTACGAACATCCAAGAACTGCAAGAACTCATTCGTTTAGCAGATCTAACGATTGCTAGTGAAGGCGCGGTTGGGCATATTGCCAGTGCCTTGGATCGCCCCGTTTGTGTCATTTTTGGCCCCACACAACCCACTCGCGTTGGGCCGTGGGGAAATCACAGCCGCGTCATTCGTTCACAAGAAGCCAAATGCCTCGCTTGCTACCAACGTCATTGCGACGAATGGATCTGCATGAACAAGCTAGAAGACCAAATAAGCCACGCCGCTAAAGAGCTTTTAAAGTAA
- a CDS encoding IS110 family transposase, with translation MYNTRTKNPSEYQVIIAIDWADQKHDLRILKDCEEECKVISSDLLTLKNFFDTLILETVNGSIAIVIESCQSALMNLLISFTEFDIYVVHPTTASKFAKTFHLSGAKSDRADTKSLLELYLKHPDKVQKVDSSFSKGKLKRLNIKRRDLVDDRTRLTNQLTALLKIYYPNALKVVGNHLYADMFLDFLDKYPSPQDVINAHQIGITKFFNKRSTNHSKTKERVQILRSSVIVVNDEDELDYYIFEIQQFCHRIRSLNKVIKAYDEKIEQAYRSNEDYEMFQSFPGAGPSIGPRLMAFFGDDRDKFKSVNEVLKISEIAPVTIQSGKMNIVRRRFLCDRFTQLSFVEFANNSIRSSIWAHEFYYHKKALNIPHFTILRALAYKWIRIMYRCWKTRTPYNEKTYLEVLEKRQPAWFQKFVN, from the coding sequence ATGTATAATACAAGAACTAAAAATCCATCTGAATATCAAGTTATTATTGCGATCGACTGGGCTGATCAAAAACATGACCTACGAATTCTTAAGGATTGTGAAGAAGAATGTAAAGTTATCAGTAGCGATTTACTTACTCTCAAAAACTTCTTTGATACACTCATACTTGAAACTGTTAATGGTTCCATTGCCATTGTCATCGAGAGCTGTCAATCTGCACTGATGAATTTATTAATATCATTCACAGAGTTTGATATCTATGTGGTTCATCCTACGACTGCTTCAAAGTTTGCTAAAACATTTCATTTGAGTGGTGCTAAAAGTGACCGAGCAGATACTAAATCATTACTTGAACTGTATTTAAAACATCCTGATAAAGTTCAAAAAGTAGACTCATCTTTTTCAAAGGGGAAACTGAAGCGACTTAATATAAAAAGGCGTGATTTAGTAGATGATAGAACTCGTTTAACTAATCAATTAACTGCGTTATTGAAGATTTATTACCCAAACGCCCTCAAAGTCGTGGGCAATCATTTATATGCAGATATGTTTCTAGACTTTTTAGACAAATATCCAAGCCCGCAGGATGTTATTAATGCTCATCAAATCGGCATTACCAAATTCTTTAACAAACGCAGTACCAATCATAGTAAAACAAAAGAGAGAGTTCAAATATTACGCTCCTCCGTAATTGTTGTTAATGATGAAGATGAGTTGGATTACTACATATTTGAGATACAACAATTCTGCCACAGAATCAGGAGTTTAAATAAGGTCATTAAAGCTTATGACGAAAAAATTGAGCAAGCATATCGCAGTAATGAAGACTATGAAATGTTTCAATCTTTCCCAGGAGCAGGCCCTAGTATCGGCCCACGTCTTATGGCTTTCTTTGGGGACGATCGAGATAAATTTAAGTCTGTAAATGAGGTTCTTAAAATCAGTGAAATAGCTCCTGTGACAATTCAGAGTGGAAAAATGAATATTGTCCGAAGACGTTTTTTATGTGATAGGTTCACTCAACTTAGTTTTGTGGAGTTCGCAAATAATTCCATAAGATCGTCAATATGGGCACATGAATTTTATTATCATAAGAAAGCTCTTAACATACCTCATTTCACTATACTTAGAGCTTTGGCATACAAATGGATTCGTATCATGTATCGCTGCTGGAAAACGAGAACTCCATATAATGAAAAGACCTATCTGGAAGTATTGGAGAAAAGACAACCTGCATGGTTTCAGAAATTCGTTAATTAA